Genomic segment of Salvia hispanica cultivar TCC Black 2014 chromosome 2, UniMelb_Shisp_WGS_1.0, whole genome shotgun sequence:
tCACTCACTCACTGTTTATTGTCATCGAGCAATTCTCCCGGTGGCAGGATAGATTGGGCTGGCATGCACCACATCTCACGTGTGATTTCACAAGTCAAGGGTTTTCCGTAGATAGGCATGACTGTGATTATTGTGAGCCCGTTTTCTAATATCGTCTATGTGCTATGCTTATAGGGACTTGACTATGCACTGATGACTGGAGGTGATGTTGCGCCACTGGGCTCTCAAGCTGTAACCAAGATACACCAGATGTTCGATTGGGCCAAGAAATCTAACAAGGGTTTGTTGCTTTTCATTGATGAGGCAGATGCCTTCTTGTGCGAGTGAGTCAAACTATGTTTGCCATAATCTTCATCTGTATAAATACGAAGTCTAAATGAAGCATTACTTCCATATTAACATTTGAACATCTCCAGGCGGAATAAAACCTACATGAGTGAAGCTCAGAGGAGTGCTCTGAATGCACTCCTGTTCCGTACGGGAGACCAGTCCAAGGATATAGTCCTTGCTCTTGCAACGAACCGCCCTGGTGATCTTGATTCAGCTGTTTCAGATCGTATCGATGAAGTCCTGGAATTTCCTTTACCCGGTGAGGATGAGCGTTTCAAGTTGCTTAACTTGTACCTGGATAAGTACATAGCACAAGCAGGGGCAAGAAAGCCAGGACTATTTGCCAGGTTATTCAGGAAGCAGCAAAATAGAATAGAGATACAAGGACTCAACGATGAAATCATTAGGGAAGCTGCAGCAAAGACTGAAGGCTTTTCTGGAAGAGAAATCGCCAAGCTTATGGCGAGCGTTCAAGCAGCAGTGTATGGTAGTGAGAAATGTGTGTTGGATTCCGATCTGTTTCGGGAGGTGGTGAATTACAAAGTTGCAGAGCATCATCAAAGAAAGAAACTAGCTGGAACTGAAGAGAACCTAACCAAGTCCACCCTTTGATggtttttgtgttgaaattaaaCATGAATCATATGATTCTTTTTCCTCTAAAGCGAGGAAGTTTTGGTGTAGCTTAGCTTAGCATCCATTGGCAACATTGCTTATATACAGTGCTTGCACCAATAATGAAATCATtgtatcatttttttgttattctcTACCAAgattaactcacttaacaaaACCAGGCCTTATGATGAAAACTGATAAGCAAATGTAAATGATATAAGAAAATGTTAATGCTCCAGGAGCAAAGTTTCATTCAAAATGTGCAAAAGCATCCTTATTTTGAGGAGAAAGAATACTTGGCAGTAATGCCAAACACCATGTTATCTGAAAATTACAGCTTATAACAACTGGGATGACTGGCTTTTAAAACAGCACAACCAGAGACATTGTCTAGTGATGATGGTCTTGCACATAGCGTAAACCACAATACTTGCACACAGCTGGCTCGTCCTTGTCGAGGCATATGAACTCAATTGGATGACCCAGTGCCGGGTTACTATCTGTAGTAAAGTCAAAAGGGTGAGACACCTAGTAAAACATTATAAAGATGATCACTGATTTACTATTCATAAAGGAGGAAATTCAGATATATAACAAATTCTGCATCTCGACAGAAACAAATATTAGCAACACAAACCTCCTTCACAAACAGCAATCCTGTCCTCTACTTTGATTGGTGGAACTTCATTGATCAACTCCATTGGAGACTTTTTACTCGTATCCTATGTCAGCATCCGTAAACCATAATTAGAATACGAGACTGCGTTACTGCTTCTCGTGAAGATGATGTGTCACAAGTGCTAATATGCGAACAAACCAGGGGCAGAGTGCCAATTTCTGAAACCTATAAGATAATTTTGAGTATTACTATAACCTAAAAGTAAGTAGCAATTGACTAAGGGGGGTATGGAACTATGTATACCTACAAATCATAATCAAATTTCAAGCGTATTTTTATACACTAGCCCAGATAGAGCAAGGAAACGGTTTCCTAGTAGATTGGTAAATTACACGCATACTGCCCGCTCATGTAATTGGTGAAGAGATCAATGGCCAACTCAAGTGTGATCTTAATCATCAAAGCCTACTCAACCGGATACACCACTCAATACTCAAACATTTCTTATTGTCCTCTCATTCAATAGCCTAAATAGATCATACCACTCTCATATTTTCCTAAACTAGGAACAAACGGAAAACCATGATCTCATTTATCACTCCTcatatttccaaaaaattatacaccAGTCCATGGATATCCTGTCTATATGCGAGGATATCAACTGACAACAGTGCAAGTGCAGACACTCTATAGCGTACAGTAGAGACAATTTCCTCTAAACCAGATTGCAAAACTTCAGGTGTCATACATAATGCCCTCTCTTCGTCTAATATAGTCAACTCAAGAAGAAGGCAATCAGAAACATCTGCAACCGTAGCAGAGACTCAATCTAGGAGGGAATATAGGACCGGAAAAACAGAATATTAACATCATCTTGCAGTTGCCCTTCCgttttttgagaaaaaattattgatctACCTAAATAATCATGACAAAAAAATCTGGAGTTTTCTACGACCTTCGTGTCCCTTTGaattgataaaacaaaagatttaaaaaaacaatacgAACAAATTCGCGATTACAGATATTCAAATCGACATCAACAAAGCCCCCGCGCCAATAAAAGCAATCATATACTGGAATAAGAAAAgagcataaaaaaaaactcggAAATTTTCATCACAAAACGAACGAATAACACGAATTTCCCCAGCATATGTATAATTAGATACCTGCATCCATTTTTGGGTATGAGAGGTGGAAACTTCGCTACTAACGATGCCGCTGAGGTTCCTCGAAGATCCAGTTAGAGTTTTCATGAGGTTTGTCGCCATTGTTAATGCATTATTTCTCCCGAATGCCGCCATTGTCGAGTGTGAGGTGTAGTAGAGAGGAGCTCGATTTTGttcaagagagaaaaggggTATATGAAGTGCTGTGCTGAATATAAATTCACAGTCAGTAGGCATCTAACAATTAAATTTCCAATTACTATATGTTATTTGGATTGTGGAGTATGTCCTTTCTTATGGTTAAGTGAGActtttctaaataaataaaaggcataaataaatatacaattgaAAAGACAGAAATGTAGAGAAGATTATAAAGTacttaaaatatatgaaatatacattaatttttactaaaagAGTTATATGACGTAATTATAATGAGacaatataaattgaataagaCTCAAGAATTTTGCAACGAATGGAGTAACAATCTACTAGTACAAAGGGCCATTTACCATCATTACATTTTCGGTCAATATACACTGACTCAACCatgaaaaatactagtactattattgaataatatttaatgaaattttcataatgtattttaaataaatataataaaacatattacaaaatacttcgaaaattgaaaaaatgtgtCGAACTATtgattagtattataataaatacttaaaactatctgaaaagtgaaaactaaaagaaaattgacaactcattctctttgttttattaatttgccATCCATGTGATTTCTAAGATAGTAATTAATAGTTCACAATGTTGCCGGTGGgacacataaaaatatcatggcTGAAAATCGAGCcatgtttttcaaaattagttaaatccgaattaatcaaaagtcgtgcatatttcattttaaatactagtaatacagaacaaatgtgaaatatttttacGGTTCAAGATTCTATTTGGATATTGGgtccattaatttattaatttatagagTAAAAAACATGGTTAAAATTCGAAAGAAGTGTCTAGCATCTTTTACATGATAGTAAAACAGAAGCTATCCATGAAAATGTGGAAACTAGAGGAGTTTAGCTTCAATTTCCTCCAAGGTAAGCCCCTTTGTTTCAGGTATGTAAAAGAAGATGGAAATAATAGCTAAGATTGCTATTCCTCCGAAGATGAAAAACACAGCTCCTGCCCCAAGCAATTCCTGCAACCACGGTTAACACAAGATTTTACAATCTAATCTGAGAGTACTAGTACATATTAACGACAAAATTGCTTCAGTGTGTACCTGCAGTGGAGAAAATGCCAATGCCACAAGTGCATTCGCACCGAAATTTATGAGAACAGCGATACTCAATCCTCGTCCCCTTTGACGCAACGGGAAAATCTCGGAGATCATCAGCCAACCAATTGGACCAAATGATAGCTGCAGAATAAAAACGTTGATACTTGACATTACAGGATACAAAAGGCTGAAAGAAACAAAGACACAATATGCTCCTTTACAGAATATGGTAATTACACCCGTCGTTGAAGCATGAAATTACAGAAACATTTGAGATATTACGATAGCAGCTTTAACCACTTCTACACCCACAAAAGCGAGTTCCATAGGTGAGAGTTGTTTTATTACATCTCAGTATTGAGACCCAAAAAACACCTGATTTAGACCACAGAAAGTAATGTTGAGGCAATAATGCAATATCACAAATGGTATTACCTGGTAACAGCCAACGTATACGAGCAAAGCAACAACTGCCAAAGCAGGTACATTACCCAGGAAAGAGTAATAAGATCCTAGAAGAACTAGAGATACAGTCTGCCATGTGATACAAGTATGTCAGCAATAAGCTAAAGAGGCCAACAACTACTGGAAGAATGACTAAGAACTAAGTACTATGAAGTTtgatcatatataaatatattaaagacGTGGAGAGATTACTTACAATGCCAGATACACCTCCAAGTAGCAAAGGTCTCCTACCCAGCCTATCAACAACCAAAACGGCCACCCCCGTCATAATCAGCTATAATTGAAAGGCAATTTGTGAGTATACCAGGATTACGTGTATGAAGTAAGAATAATTGACTACAACAGTAAATAGTGGAGAATAGAAGACTGAACAGGAAACAGAAATCTCTTAAACATATAGCACATACTCGAGAGCACTGTGATAACATAGTCCTAGAGAACAATAGCAATACTAGCAGTGGTGTGGAATCCAAACTAGGAGATGCTAGGaagaaattcaattaataattataactattaaaTAGAAAGTGCAATGAATAGGATCCCAGAAACTGACCTTCAATAAAC
This window contains:
- the LOC125205842 gene encoding NADH dehydrogenase [ubiquinone] iron-sulfur protein 6, mitochondrial-like isoform X1; this translates as MAAFGRNNALTMATNLMKTLTGSSRNLSGIVSSEVSTSHTQKWMQDTSKKSPMELINEVPPIKVEDRIAVCEGDSNPALGHPIEFICLDKDEPAVCKYCGLRYVQDHHH
- the LOC125205842 gene encoding uncharacterized protein LOC125205842 isoform X2; amino-acid sequence: MPTDCEFIFSTALHIPLFSLEQNRAPLYYTSHSTMAAFGRNNALTMATNLMKTLTGSSRNLSGIVSSEVSTSHTQKWMQVSEIGTLPLVCSHISTCDTSSSREAVTQSRILIMVYGC